A region of Corynebacterium glucuronolyticum DSM 44120 DNA encodes the following proteins:
- a CDS encoding TPM domain-containing protein: MKRLVGTVLASAALAIGTPLAVGLPATAQVQTQQLTDRVTDNAGVLSADEKATLNEKFSNFTSQTGLVPFYVLEKDLGGMSGEQAATQLFKTGGGDNVLIFVVGVNDRTVGMKYGADWPSSAVSAIQSEATGALSSGDWFHAGEVLAGSSSDGNGLWWLLGGGAVVVGGGAVMASRGKKKRREETQAMAKDAREISPSDVGRLSSLPTPVLTDLASDVLVSADEAVRQSKKELDLAQAEFGAERTRPFTRAMNNANTTLRHAFELQERLNDSIPESEEERRAMLVEIVSSCGTAQEALKEKEDEFRSMRDTILNADNVVADLSAQVVSLHRRLPAARETLSTLEANHGSQALASIAQNPDFAEAALDEAEKATDEARGIADQPAGSQGGLIAAIRRAEEAISKADELLTAVEQGEDNLRLATDNFVSIRDEVAGEISELRGLSSSAEAAGLAEKASGVLAEAKASYDTDPLSAYTSLTSIDAELDTLIDTLREVKATNERNMQLLNQTLRSSQATVQQAEDFISTRGRVIGSRARTLLAQAQQTLAKAMSVGQSDPKKALPLASQAGQLAQRSLKAAQRDFDDYQSSMRARRGGGGSDLFTGLLLGSMLNGGFGGGGGFGGGGSFGGGGSFGGGGSWGGRF, from the coding sequence ATGAAACGCTTAGTAGGAACCGTATTAGCCTCTGCGGCGCTAGCCATCGGCACGCCGCTCGCGGTTGGACTGCCTGCCACTGCGCAGGTGCAGACGCAGCAGCTCACCGACAGGGTGACCGACAATGCCGGCGTGTTGTCTGCCGACGAGAAGGCGACCCTGAACGAGAAATTTAGCAATTTTACCTCCCAGACCGGCCTCGTCCCGTTCTACGTGCTGGAGAAGGACCTCGGCGGGATGAGCGGCGAGCAGGCCGCCACGCAGCTGTTCAAGACGGGTGGTGGCGATAACGTTCTCATCTTCGTCGTCGGGGTTAATGACCGCACCGTCGGCATGAAGTACGGCGCCGATTGGCCGTCGTCGGCTGTCTCCGCGATCCAGTCGGAGGCCACCGGCGCGCTGTCCAGTGGCGATTGGTTCCACGCCGGCGAGGTCCTCGCTGGGAGCTCGTCCGACGGCAATGGCCTGTGGTGGTTGCTCGGCGGCGGTGCCGTGGTCGTCGGTGGTGGCGCGGTGATGGCGAGCCGGGGCAAGAAGAAGCGCCGCGAGGAGACGCAGGCGATGGCCAAGGATGCCCGCGAAATCTCGCCGTCGGATGTGGGCAGACTTTCTAGCTTGCCGACGCCCGTCCTCACCGACCTCGCCTCGGATGTTCTGGTCTCTGCAGACGAGGCAGTCCGGCAGTCGAAGAAGGAGCTCGACCTCGCGCAGGCCGAGTTCGGTGCCGAGCGCACCCGCCCGTTTACCCGCGCCATGAACAACGCCAATACGACGCTGCGCCACGCCTTCGAGCTGCAGGAACGTCTGAACGATTCCATCCCCGAATCCGAGGAAGAGCGGCGCGCGATGCTCGTGGAGATCGTCAGCTCCTGCGGAACAGCCCAGGAGGCGCTCAAGGAGAAGGAGGACGAGTTCCGCTCCATGCGCGACACGATCCTCAACGCCGACAACGTCGTCGCCGATCTGTCGGCCCAGGTCGTTAGCCTCCACCGGCGGCTCCCAGCCGCCCGCGAAACGCTGTCTACGCTCGAGGCCAACCACGGCTCCCAGGCGCTGGCATCGATAGCACAGAACCCGGACTTCGCCGAAGCCGCCTTGGACGAGGCAGAAAAGGCGACCGACGAGGCTCGTGGCATTGCGGATCAGCCCGCCGGCTCCCAAGGTGGGCTCATCGCTGCCATCCGCCGCGCCGAGGAGGCCATTTCGAAGGCCGACGAGCTGCTTACCGCCGTCGAGCAAGGCGAGGACAACCTGCGCCTCGCCACGGACAACTTCGTTTCTATCCGCGACGAGGTGGCAGGCGAGATTAGTGAATTGCGGGGGCTCAGCTCCAGCGCGGAGGCGGCGGGGCTCGCGGAAAAGGCCAGCGGTGTTCTCGCAGAGGCTAAAGCCAGCTACGATACCGATCCCCTGTCCGCTTACACGTCTCTTACCTCCATTGATGCAGAGCTTGACACGCTCATCGATACGCTGCGCGAGGTGAAGGCCACCAACGAGCGCAACATGCAGCTTCTTAACCAGACGCTGCGTTCCTCCCAGGCGACGGTGCAGCAGGCAGAAGACTTTATCTCCACCCGCGGGCGTGTCATCGGCTCGCGTGCGCGCACGCTACTTGCGCAGGCGCAGCAGACATTGGCCAAGGCGATGTCCGTGGGACAATCTGACCCGAAGAAGGCACTGCCACTTGCCAGCCAGGCCGGCCAACTCGCGCAGCGTTCGCTGAAGGCGGCGCAGCGAGACTTCGACGATTATCAGAGTTCCATGCGGGCGCGTCGTGGTGGCGGCGGCAGTGACCTGTTCACCGGGCTGTTGCTCGGCTCGATGCTGAACGGCGGCTTCGGCGGGGGCGGCGGCTTCGGCGGAGGCGGCAGCTTCGGCGGAGGCGGCAGCTTCGGCGGAGGCGGCTCCTGGGGCGGTCGCTTTTAG
- a CDS encoding glycine--tRNA ligase encodes MAKGSVIDSVVNLCKRRGFVYPCGEIYGGTRSAWDYGPYGVELKENLKRQWWRTMITSRPDTVGIDSSVILPRETWVASGHLEVFHDPLVESLYTHKRYRADHLLEAYEEKHGHPAPNGLADVNDPETGQPGNWTEPRDFSGMLKTFLGPVDDEEGLHYLRPETAQGIFVNFKNVLTTSRAKLPFGIGNIGKSFRNEITPGNFIFRTREFEQMEMEFFVKPGEDEKWHQYWIDTRHKWYTDLGIDPENLRLYEHPKEKLSHYSKRTVDIEYAFGFQGSTWGELEGVANRTDFDLGTHMKHSGEDLRYFDQASGERFIPYVIEPAAGLGRAMMAFLVDAYAEEEVPNAKGGTDTRTVLRLDPRLAPVKVAVLPLSKKDTLTPLAEEIAQTLRGYWNVDYDTSGAIGRRYRRQDEIGTPYCVTVDFDSLEDHAVTVRDRDTMQQERVKIDELEGYLAQHLIGC; translated from the coding sequence ATGGCTAAAGGGTCAGTAATAGACAGTGTGGTTAACCTCTGTAAGCGCCGCGGGTTCGTTTACCCGTGTGGTGAGATTTACGGTGGCACTCGCTCCGCGTGGGACTACGGCCCGTACGGCGTCGAGTTGAAGGAAAACCTCAAGCGTCAGTGGTGGCGCACGATGATCACTTCCCGCCCGGATACCGTGGGAATTGACTCCTCTGTCATCCTTCCGCGCGAGACGTGGGTTGCCTCGGGCCACCTCGAGGTGTTCCATGACCCGCTGGTCGAATCTCTCTACACGCACAAGCGTTACCGTGCGGATCACCTGCTGGAAGCCTATGAAGAAAAGCACGGGCACCCGGCCCCCAACGGCCTCGCAGATGTCAACGATCCGGAAACGGGCCAGCCCGGCAACTGGACGGAGCCGCGCGATTTCTCCGGCATGCTGAAGACATTCCTCGGGCCTGTTGACGACGAGGAGGGGCTCCACTACTTGCGTCCCGAGACAGCCCAGGGCATCTTTGTGAACTTCAAGAACGTACTCACGACGTCCCGCGCTAAGCTCCCGTTCGGCATCGGCAATATCGGTAAGAGCTTCCGCAATGAGATCACGCCCGGCAACTTTATTTTCCGTACTCGCGAGTTCGAGCAGATGGAGATGGAGTTCTTTGTCAAGCCTGGTGAGGACGAGAAGTGGCACCAGTACTGGATTGATACCCGGCACAAGTGGTACACCGATCTCGGCATCGATCCGGAGAACCTGCGCCTGTACGAGCACCCGAAGGAGAAGCTGTCCCACTACTCAAAGCGAACTGTGGACATCGAGTACGCCTTCGGTTTCCAGGGCTCCACGTGGGGTGAACTGGAGGGTGTCGCGAACCGCACCGACTTCGACCTCGGCACGCACATGAAGCACTCCGGCGAGGATCTCCGCTACTTCGACCAGGCCTCTGGCGAGCGCTTCATCCCGTACGTTATCGAGCCCGCAGCTGGCCTCGGCCGTGCCATGATGGCCTTCCTCGTGGACGCCTACGCGGAGGAGGAAGTGCCGAACGCGAAGGGTGGCACCGATACCCGTACCGTCCTGCGCCTCGACCCGCGCCTGGCACCCGTCAAGGTCGCCGTTCTGCCGCTGTCCAAGAAGGACACCCTCACCCCGCTGGCTGAGGAGATCGCCCAGACACTGCGTGGCTACTGGAACGTCGACTACGACACCTCCGGTGCCATTGGTCGCCGCTACCGCCGTCAGGATGAGATTGGCACGCCGTACTGTGTAACGGTAGACTTCGATTCCCTTGAGGATCACGCCGTCACCGTGCGTGACCGTGACACGATGCAGCAGGAGCGCGTAAAGATCGACGAGCTGGAAGGCTACCTCGCTCAGCACCTCATCGGCTGCTAA
- a CDS encoding ArsR/SmtB family transcription factor has protein sequence MDNDFTASPRVQVVVPDSSGRYEMVDPSTILSHISVTEEQQSAILSTVRALDSRLRLTIVLLLSDGERRVHELVKETGASQPLVSQHLKVLKESGVVTSRRVGREKVYSLCSNTAATIILACRQQER, from the coding sequence ATGGACAATGATTTCACCGCTTCTCCCCGCGTCCAAGTTGTCGTGCCTGATTCCTCCGGACGCTACGAAATGGTCGACCCTTCCACCATTCTCTCCCACATCTCCGTAACTGAGGAACAGCAGTCCGCCATCCTGTCTACCGTGCGCGCACTTGATTCACGGTTGCGCCTCACTATCGTCCTCCTCCTCTCAGATGGGGAGCGTCGCGTCCACGAGCTAGTGAAGGAGACCGGCGCAAGCCAGCCCCTCGTAAGCCAGCACCTAAAGGTGCTCAAAGAATCCGGCGTGGTGACGAGCAGACGAGTCGGCCGCGAAAAGGTGTACTCCCTGTGCTCCAACACGGCAGCTACGATCATCCTCGCCTGCCGCCAGCAGGAGCGATAG
- a CDS encoding Fur family transcriptional regulator, which produces MRTPAQASASLPKIGQRRTRQKAAVVSVLQTMDHFSSAKTIHEELTTRKQSVGLTTVYRTLQSLVDLGEVDVLHTNSGEALYRHCANEHHHHHLVCEKCGTTVEISGGPVEEWARTEAANHSFTLTSHTAEVFGLCPACAATARS; this is translated from the coding sequence ATGAGAACACCGGCTCAAGCTTCTGCATCCCTGCCCAAAATTGGTCAACGCAGAACGAGGCAGAAGGCCGCCGTCGTGTCTGTGCTGCAGACGATGGATCATTTCTCCTCTGCCAAGACCATCCACGAGGAACTCACCACGCGGAAGCAATCCGTCGGGCTGACCACCGTCTACCGAACGCTTCAGTCCCTCGTCGATCTCGGGGAAGTAGACGTCCTGCACACCAATTCGGGGGAAGCACTGTACCGCCATTGTGCGAACGAGCACCATCACCACCATCTCGTGTGCGAGAAGTGTGGCACCACGGTGGAGATTTCAGGCGGTCCCGTGGAGGAATGGGCACGTACGGAAGCCGCCAACCACAGCTTCACGCTCACGAGCCACACCGCCGAGGTGTTCGGGCTCTGCCCAGCGTGCGCCGCTACAGCACGTAGCTAA
- a CDS encoding VIT1/CCC1 transporter family protein: MPSARQIRRWRKYLANERAEARTYRALADKAAGEEQEILRSVAEAETRHERYWEDMLGPYANKTVQPSLETRIVGFLARRFGSVFTLALLQAAEQRRPYEDDADATERLSADEKIHAEVVRGLAATGREKLSGNFRAAVFGANDGLVSNLALVIGMVGSGVSNSVILLTGVSGLLAGALSMAAGEFVSVSSQKELLDASTLDSSTASSALPALDLDENELALVFRARGMEAGEATRYAHEAIEKSKALPRGAEADVFSGVGGLFEARNSEVVGSGAAAAAASFCFFALGALVPILAFLFPLSTVVATCVSLVLVGGVLMITGGFVGVMSGASPMKRALRQLALGIGAAGITYVLGLAFSYVL, translated from the coding sequence ATGCCGTCAGCGAGGCAGATCCGTCGTTGGCGCAAGTATTTGGCCAACGAGCGCGCGGAAGCTCGCACGTACCGGGCGCTTGCAGATAAGGCAGCGGGGGAGGAGCAAGAGATCCTCCGCTCAGTTGCGGAGGCGGAGACCCGCCACGAGCGCTATTGGGAGGACATGCTCGGGCCGTACGCCAATAAAACCGTGCAACCGAGCCTGGAGACCCGGATTGTGGGTTTCCTCGCGCGGCGGTTCGGTTCCGTGTTCACCCTCGCACTGCTGCAGGCAGCGGAGCAGCGTCGCCCCTACGAGGACGATGCGGATGCGACGGAACGGCTCAGCGCCGACGAGAAGATCCACGCGGAGGTCGTGCGCGGTCTCGCGGCGACCGGGCGCGAGAAGCTCTCGGGCAACTTCCGCGCCGCGGTCTTCGGCGCCAACGACGGCCTGGTCAGTAACTTGGCCCTCGTCATCGGCATGGTGGGCAGTGGAGTGAGCAACTCTGTCATCCTGCTCACCGGCGTGTCCGGGCTGCTCGCCGGCGCGCTGTCGATGGCCGCGGGCGAATTCGTCTCGGTGAGCTCGCAGAAAGAGCTTCTCGACGCGTCGACGTTGGACTCATCCACCGCTTCCTCGGCCCTCCCGGCCCTCGACTTGGACGAAAACGAGCTGGCGCTCGTTTTCCGGGCGCGGGGAATGGAGGCCGGCGAGGCTACGAGATACGCGCATGAGGCGATCGAGAAGTCGAAGGCGTTGCCGCGAGGGGCGGAGGCAGACGTGTTTTCCGGAGTGGGGGGACTATTCGAGGCGCGGAACTCCGAGGTTGTCGGCAGCGGTGCCGCTGCCGCAGCCGCGTCCTTCTGCTTCTTCGCACTCGGTGCTCTCGTGCCGATTCTGGCTTTTCTCTTCCCGCTGTCGACGGTCGTGGCGACGTGCGTCTCCCTCGTTCTGGTCGGCGGGGTGCTCATGATCACCGGTGGTTTCGTCGGGGTGATGAGTGGTGCGAGCCCGATGAAGCGTGCGTTGCGGCAGCTCGCCCTGGGGATAGGCGCCGCAGGGATCACCTACGTGCTGGGACTCGCTTTTAGCTACGTGCTGTAG